Proteins co-encoded in one Inmirania thermothiophila genomic window:
- the fliG gene encoding flagellar motor switch protein FliG, protein MAEAGSAKLSGAQRAAVLLMTLGERAAAEVLRHLGPHEVQQVGQAMAELGGVTREQVQGVLEAFVQGVEKHTALGVGKEEYLRTVLVEALGPERAGAVLERILQGVSGKGLDALRWLDPRAIAGLIRNEHPQIQAIVLSYLEAETAAQVLALLPQHVRAEVVMRVATMDTVPSEALQELDAIVEQSVSRGLARGGSALGGLRRAADLVNLLDAETEGAVMEALKESDADLAQQIEEQMFVFENLMDVDDRGIQMLLREINTETLVVALKGADEALQEKIFRNMSKRAAEMLRDDLEVRGPVRVSEVEAAQKEILAVARRLAEEGQIMLGKGDEFV, encoded by the coding sequence ATGGCTGAGGCGGGGAGCGCGAAGTTGAGCGGGGCCCAGCGCGCCGCGGTCCTCCTCATGACCCTCGGCGAGCGCGCCGCGGCCGAGGTGCTGCGCCACCTCGGCCCCCACGAGGTGCAGCAGGTGGGCCAGGCCATGGCCGAGCTCGGCGGCGTCACCCGCGAGCAGGTGCAGGGGGTGCTGGAGGCCTTCGTGCAGGGGGTGGAGAAGCACACCGCCCTCGGCGTGGGCAAGGAGGAGTACCTGCGCACGGTGCTGGTGGAGGCCCTCGGGCCGGAGCGGGCCGGTGCGGTCCTCGAGCGCATCCTGCAGGGGGTGTCGGGCAAGGGGCTGGACGCCCTGCGCTGGCTCGATCCGCGCGCCATCGCCGGGCTCATCCGCAACGAGCATCCCCAGATCCAGGCCATCGTCCTCTCCTACCTGGAGGCGGAGACCGCGGCCCAGGTGCTCGCCCTGCTGCCCCAGCACGTGCGCGCCGAGGTGGTGATGCGCGTCGCCACCATGGACACCGTGCCCTCCGAGGCCCTGCAGGAGCTCGACGCCATCGTCGAGCAGAGCGTCTCGCGGGGGCTCGCCCGCGGCGGCAGCGCCCTCGGCGGCCTGAGGCGGGCGGCGGACCTGGTCAACCTCCTCGACGCCGAGACCGAGGGCGCGGTGATGGAGGCGCTCAAGGAGAGCGACGCAGACCTGGCGCAGCAGATCGAGGAGCAGATGTTCGTCTTCGAGAACCTCATGGACGTGGACGACCGCGGCATCCAGATGCTGCTGCGCGAGATCAACACCGAGACCCTGGTGGTGGCCCTGAAGGGCGCCGACGAGGCGCTGCAGGAGAAGATCTTCCGCAACATGTCCAAGCGCGCCGCCGAGATGCTGCGCGACGACCTGGAGGTGCGCGGCCCGGTGCGCGTGAGCGAGGTGGAGGCGGCGCAGAAGGAGATCCTGGCGGTGGCGCGGCGCCTCGCCGAGGAGGGCCAGATCATGCTCGGCAAGGGGGACGAGTTTGTCTAG
- a CDS encoding flagellar assembly protein FliH: protein MSRLLRGERAGEAERWQAPEVGASGTVRRHALPTAEEIERIQRQAWEEGFTEGREAGYREGRAAGEAEVRAAARRLEALCDLLARPLQALDEEVERELVQLALAVAQQLVRRELRTDPGEVVAVVREALAALPVAERLVRVHLHPEDAALVREALSLSGEERAWKVVEDPTITRGGCRVETDVSRLDATVENRLAVIAARLLGGEREADGHAG, encoded by the coding sequence TTGTCTAGGCTGCTGCGGGGCGAGCGCGCCGGCGAGGCCGAGCGCTGGCAGGCCCCGGAGGTGGGGGCCTCGGGGACCGTGCGGCGCCACGCCCTGCCCACCGCCGAGGAGATCGAGCGCATCCAGCGCCAGGCCTGGGAGGAGGGCTTCACCGAGGGGCGCGAGGCCGGCTATCGCGAGGGGCGCGCGGCGGGCGAGGCCGAGGTGCGGGCGGCGGCGCGGCGGCTCGAGGCGCTCTGCGATCTGCTCGCCCGTCCGCTGCAGGCCCTCGACGAGGAGGTCGAGCGCGAGCTGGTGCAGCTCGCGCTCGCGGTGGCGCAGCAGCTCGTGCGGCGGGAGCTGCGGACGGATCCGGGCGAGGTGGTGGCGGTGGTGCGCGAGGCGCTGGCGGCGTTGCCGGTGGCCGAGCGCCTGGTGCGCGTCCACCTCCATCCCGAGGATGCCGCCCTCGTGCGCGAGGCGCTCTCCCTCTCGGGCGAGGAGCGGGCCTGGAAGGTGGTGGAGGATCCCACCATCACCCGCGGCGGCTGCCGCGTGGAGACCGACGTCTCGCGCCTGGATGCCACGGTGGAGAACCGGCTGGCGGTGATCGCGGCGCGGCTCCTCGGCGGCGAGCGGGAAGCGGATGGGCACGCAGGCTGA
- the fliI gene encoding flagellar protein export ATPase FliI: MGTQADPAAARRAAWRARLAARRALLARPVRPVVEGRLTRMVGLTLEAVGCQAPVGGRCRVVGPGGEVEAEVVGFAGERLFLMPTGELTGLVPGARVIPQQGGAEVAVGEGLLGRVVDGAGRPLDGRGPLRVEAHRPLTGRPFNPMLRRPIREPLDVGVRAINALLTVGRGQRMGLFAGSGVGKSVLLGMMTRYTEADVIVVGLIGERGREVREFVQNILGEEGLRRAVVVATPADHPPLMRLHGAMLATTIAEYFRDRGRQVLLLMDSLTRFAQAQREIALAIGEPPATKGYPPSVFARLPQLVERAGNAEDGGGSITAFYTVLAEGDDQNDPIADAARAILDGHVVLSRELADAGHYPAIDVEASVSRAMMEITGAEHQRAARRFRQLFSTYRQHRDLISVGAYQHGSDPRVDEAIDYYPRLMAFLRQDMGERVTWAESVAALEALVGVRQAAA, from the coding sequence ATGGGCACGCAGGCTGATCCGGCGGCGGCGCGGCGCGCGGCCTGGCGGGCGCGCCTGGCGGCGCGGCGGGCGCTGCTCGCCCGCCCGGTCCGCCCGGTGGTGGAGGGTCGCCTCACCCGCATGGTGGGGCTGACCCTGGAGGCGGTGGGCTGCCAGGCGCCGGTGGGCGGGCGCTGCCGCGTCGTCGGCCCGGGCGGCGAGGTGGAGGCCGAGGTGGTGGGCTTCGCCGGGGAGCGGCTCTTCCTCATGCCCACCGGGGAGCTCACCGGGCTGGTGCCCGGGGCGCGCGTCATCCCGCAGCAGGGCGGGGCCGAGGTGGCGGTGGGCGAGGGGCTGCTGGGGCGGGTCGTGGACGGCGCCGGGCGCCCCCTCGACGGGCGCGGGCCGCTGCGCGTCGAGGCGCACCGCCCGCTCACGGGCAGGCCCTTCAACCCGATGCTGCGCCGGCCCATCCGCGAGCCGCTGGACGTGGGCGTGCGCGCCATCAACGCCCTGCTCACCGTGGGCCGCGGCCAGCGCATGGGGCTCTTCGCCGGCAGCGGCGTGGGCAAGAGCGTGCTCCTCGGCATGATGACCCGCTACACCGAGGCCGACGTCATCGTCGTCGGGCTCATCGGCGAGCGCGGGCGCGAGGTGCGCGAGTTCGTGCAGAACATCCTCGGCGAGGAGGGGCTGCGCCGGGCGGTGGTGGTGGCGACCCCCGCCGACCATCCGCCGCTGATGCGGCTGCACGGGGCGATGCTGGCCACCACCATCGCGGAGTACTTCCGCGACCGCGGCCGGCAGGTGCTGCTGCTGATGGACTCGCTGACCCGCTTCGCCCAGGCCCAGCGCGAGATCGCGCTGGCCATCGGCGAGCCGCCGGCCACCAAGGGCTATCCGCCCTCGGTCTTCGCCCGCCTGCCGCAGCTGGTGGAACGCGCCGGCAACGCCGAGGACGGCGGCGGCTCCATCACCGCCTTCTACACCGTGCTCGCCGAGGGCGACGACCAGAACGACCCCATCGCCGACGCCGCCCGCGCCATCCTCGACGGCCACGTGGTGCTCTCGCGCGAGCTCGCCGACGCCGGGCACTACCCCGCCATCGACGTCGAGGCCTCGGTGAGCCGCGCCATGATGGAGATCACCGGCGCGGAGCACCAGCGTGCCGCGCGCCGCTTCCGCCAGCTCTTCAGCACCTACCGCCAGCACCGCGACCTCATCAGCGTCGGCGCCTACCAGCACGGCAGCGATCCGCGGGTGGACGAGGCCATCGACTACTATCCTCGTCTCATGGCCTTCCTGCGCCAGGACATGGGCGAGCGGGTGACCTGGGCCGAGAGCGTCGCCGCCCTCGAGGCGCTGGTGGGCGTGCGGCAGGCGGCGGCCTGA
- the fliJ gene encoding flagellar export protein FliJ gives MTMAGRARRMEPVARVMHEREREAARRLGEAQARLRARLAERERLEGYRAEYARSLQGAAAVSGARLRDYRVFLERINRALGELERAVEQARAEVEACRRHWLEAQRRSRSVGLAVERLQGLERREEARREQRESDGHAARRLRRG, from the coding sequence ATGACGATGGCGGGCCGGGCGAGGCGGATGGAGCCGGTGGCGCGGGTGATGCACGAACGCGAGCGCGAGGCCGCCCGCCGCCTCGGCGAGGCCCAGGCGCGGCTTCGGGCGCGGCTTGCCGAGCGCGAGCGCCTCGAGGGCTACCGCGCCGAGTACGCCCGCAGCCTGCAGGGGGCGGCCGCCGTGAGCGGCGCGCGCCTGCGCGACTATCGCGTCTTCCTGGAGCGCATCAACCGGGCCCTCGGCGAGCTCGAGCGCGCGGTGGAGCAGGCCCGCGCGGAGGTGGAGGCCTGCCGCCGGCACTGGCTCGAGGCGCAGCGGCGCAGCCGTTCCGTGGGCCTGGCCGTGGAGCGGCTGCAGGGGCTCGAGCGGCGCGAGGAAGCGCGCCGCGAGCAGCGCGAGAGCGACGGGCACGCGGCGAGACGCCTGCGCCGCGGCTGA
- a CDS encoding flagellar hook-length control protein FliK codes for MEQLMPILAPGAVPAQPAASPAQAAPAVDFTRLLEAGMALLAGEAPPLAAAPQAAADGKALPPEAAARPATAGRPAVAGAVPAVPADGEAGAVQAAEDRDDAGGASDAPVPPPALPVVPDAPAAGGAAPAAEEAAGAAARARPRPAEAALPTPSAAGETGGGEATARAAAVMAAAGAPEAAPVAAGGARGGRDEAVAAAPPASAPPRDGQPAAPEAAAAPRDPARPEFADALAERVQWLARGGHGAARIQLDPPHLGQLEVRVSVHNDQVQVQFHVQQGAAADALQAALPRLRDLLAAQGMALAHMGVQHQGPGQDGGGHARDGAGAGSAWAEPDAPADAAAPVRRGDGLLDAYA; via the coding sequence ATGGAACAGCTGATGCCCATCCTGGCCCCGGGTGCGGTGCCGGCGCAGCCCGCGGCCTCGCCCGCGCAGGCCGCGCCGGCGGTGGATTTCACGCGCCTGCTGGAGGCCGGCATGGCCCTGCTTGCGGGCGAGGCGCCGCCGCTTGCGGCCGCGCCGCAGGCGGCGGCGGACGGCAAGGCCTTGCCGCCCGAGGCGGCGGCGCGGCCGGCGACCGCCGGGCGGCCCGCGGTGGCGGGCGCGGTCCCGGCGGTTCCGGCGGACGGGGAGGCGGGCGCGGTGCAGGCCGCCGAGGACCGTGACGATGCGGGCGGGGCGTCGGATGCGCCGGTGCCGCCCCCGGCGCTGCCGGTGGTGCCGGATGCGCCCGCCGCCGGCGGCGCGGCGCCGGCGGCGGAGGAGGCCGCGGGGGCGGCGGCGCGGGCGCGGCCGCGGCCCGCGGAGGCGGCGCTGCCGACGCCGTCGGCTGCGGGCGAGACCGGCGGCGGCGAGGCCACGGCACGGGCCGCTGCGGTCATGGCCGCGGCGGGGGCCCCGGAGGCGGCCCCGGTGGCGGCCGGGGGGGCGAGGGGCGGCCGCGACGAGGCCGTCGCCGCGGCACCGCCTGCCTCCGCGCCGCCGCGGGACGGCCAGCCCGCCGCCCCGGAGGCCGCCGCCGCGCCGCGCGATCCGGCGCGGCCGGAGTTCGCCGACGCGCTCGCCGAGCGGGTCCAGTGGCTGGCCCGCGGCGGGCACGGCGCGGCGCGCATCCAGCTCGACCCGCCCCACCTCGGCCAGCTCGAGGTGCGGGTCTCGGTGCACAACGACCAGGTCCAGGTCCAGTTCCACGTCCAGCAGGGGGCGGCGGCGGACGCCCTCCAGGCGGCCCTGCCGCGCCTGCGCGACCTGCTCGCCGCGCAGGGCATGGCGCTCGCCCACATGGGGGTGCAGCACCAGGGGCCCGGCCAGGACGGCGGCGGCCACGCCCGTGACGGCGCCGGTGCCGGATCCGCCTGGGCCGAGCCGGACGCCCCCGCCGACGCCGCCGCACCCGTCCGCCGCGGCGACGGCCTCCTCGACGCCTACGCCTGA
- a CDS encoding flagellar basal body-associated FliL family protein: MADEDELELSSDEEGGKKKGKKGGRKTLFLILGAVVVAAAAAGGGVWFLTRGEAPPEPPAQAESAPEAPAPKQAFYMPLDPPFVVNVGGSNSNRFLQVTIEVMARDEKVFDDVKKHMPAIRDALLLLFSSQDIEALGTIEGKQKLRQAVLAEIQRILQEETGSPGIERVYFTSFVTQ; encoded by the coding sequence ATGGCCGACGAGGACGAGCTCGAGCTCTCCAGCGACGAGGAGGGCGGAAAGAAGAAGGGGAAGAAGGGGGGGCGCAAGACCCTCTTCCTGATCCTCGGGGCGGTGGTGGTGGCGGCCGCCGCCGCGGGCGGGGGCGTCTGGTTCCTGACGCGCGGCGAGGCGCCGCCGGAGCCCCCGGCGCAGGCCGAGAGCGCGCCCGAGGCGCCGGCGCCCAAGCAGGCCTTCTACATGCCCCTCGACCCCCCCTTCGTGGTCAACGTGGGCGGCAGCAACAGCAACCGCTTCCTGCAGGTGACCATCGAGGTGATGGCCCGCGACGAGAAGGTCTTCGACGACGTCAAGAAGCACATGCCGGCGATCCGCGACGCGCTGCTGCTGCTCTTCTCGAGCCAGGACATCGAGGCCCTGGGCACCATCGAGGGCAAGCAGAAGCTGCGCCAGGCGGTGCTGGCCGAGATCCAGCGCATCCTCCAGGAGGAGACGGGCAGCCCCGGCATCGAGCGGGTCTACTTCACCAGCTTCGTCACCCAGTAG
- the fliM gene encoding flagellar motor switch protein FliM: MSVNDLLSQEEIDALLAGVSEGEVPAGEGTPPAEGEVRPYDFTSQDRIVRGRLPGLDVVNERLARHLRGSLSALLRRPVEVKAEPVQTLKFGEYAHSLYVPSSINLLEIQPLHGTAMLVLDPKLVYVVVDHFFGGGGRFGPRIEGREFTATERRVIQRLVDAALADLARAWEPVLPLRVTLAGTEINPHLANIAIPAEVVVVSAFRVELEGGGGGALHVTFPYAMLEPVREHLDSGVQSDRIEVDEGWAEALREQTKAARVELVGVLAQTEIALRDVLAMKPGDVIPLDPPELVTLHVEGIPMFLGRFGSHEGANAVRIERVVRRPRAAGGGGA, translated from the coding sequence ATGTCGGTCAACGACCTCCTCTCCCAGGAAGAGATCGACGCCCTCCTCGCCGGGGTGAGCGAGGGCGAGGTGCCGGCCGGCGAGGGCACACCGCCGGCGGAGGGCGAGGTCCGCCCCTACGACTTCACCAGCCAGGACCGCATCGTGCGCGGCCGCCTGCCGGGGCTCGACGTGGTCAACGAGCGGCTGGCGCGGCACCTGCGCGGCAGCCTCTCGGCGCTGCTGCGCCGCCCGGTGGAGGTCAAGGCCGAGCCGGTGCAGACCCTCAAGTTCGGCGAGTACGCGCACAGCCTCTACGTGCCGAGCAGCATCAACCTGCTCGAGATCCAGCCCCTGCACGGCACGGCGATGCTGGTGCTCGATCCGAAGCTGGTCTACGTGGTGGTGGACCACTTCTTCGGCGGCGGCGGCCGCTTCGGGCCGCGCATCGAGGGGCGGGAGTTCACGGCCACGGAGCGGCGCGTGATCCAGCGCCTGGTGGACGCCGCGCTCGCCGACCTGGCGCGGGCCTGGGAGCCGGTGCTTCCGCTGCGGGTGACGCTGGCGGGCACGGAGATCAACCCGCATCTTGCGAACATCGCCATCCCCGCCGAGGTGGTGGTGGTGAGCGCCTTCCGGGTGGAGCTCGAGGGCGGGGGCGGCGGCGCCCTCCACGTGACCTTCCCCTACGCCATGCTGGAGCCGGTGCGCGAGCACCTCGACAGCGGCGTGCAGAGCGACCGCATCGAGGTGGACGAGGGCTGGGCCGAGGCCCTGCGCGAGCAGACCAAGGCGGCGCGGGTGGAGCTCGTGGGGGTGCTGGCGCAGACCGAGATCGCCCTGCGCGACGTCCTCGCCATGAAGCCCGGCGACGTCATCCCCCTCGACCCGCCGGAGCTGGTGACGCTGCACGTGGAGGGGATCCCGATGTTTCTCGGACGCTTCGGCAGCCACGAGGGCGCCAACGCCGTGCGCATCGAGCGCGTGGTGCGCCGGCCCCGCGCTGCCGGGGGAGGTGGGGCATGA
- the fliO gene encoding flagellar biosynthetic protein FliO, which yields MRARILVLLALPLPATAAEAADPLAPQQLARILAGLVLVVLVIAATAWGLRRLGRVGLGGGGVLRVVAALPVGARERLLLVEVGGEQILIGVAPGRIQRLHTLAEPVAAPAPAAPGGFAARLREALGAREAGR from the coding sequence GTGCGCGCGAGGATCCTCGTGCTGCTGGCCCTGCCGCTGCCCGCGACGGCGGCGGAGGCGGCCGACCCCCTGGCGCCGCAGCAGCTTGCGCGCATCCTGGCGGGGCTGGTGCTGGTGGTGCTGGTGATCGCGGCCACCGCCTGGGGGCTTCGCCGCCTCGGCCGCGTCGGCCTCGGCGGCGGCGGCGTGCTGCGGGTGGTGGCGGCGCTGCCGGTGGGGGCGCGGGAGCGGCTCCTGCTGGTGGAAGTGGGCGGCGAGCAGATCCTGATCGGGGTCGCCCCGGGGCGGATCCAGCGGCTGCACACCCTGGCCGAGCCGGTGGCGGCGCCGGCACCGGCCGCCCCCGGCGGCTTCGCCGCGCGCCTGCGCGAGGCCCTGGGGGCGCGGGAGGCGGGGCGATGA
- the fliP gene encoding flagellar type III secretion system pore protein FliP (The bacterial flagellar biogenesis protein FliP forms a type III secretion system (T3SS)-type pore required for flagellar assembly.), with the protein MRRGRLAAVLLLLAPALASAQPGIPALTVDGPGGGQTYTLSIQILFLMTALTLLPAALLMMTAFTRIIIVLAVLRQALGTLQTPSNQILVGLALFLTLFVMAPVLERVRTEALAPYLADEIPAEEALRRAAGPMRAFMLRQTRDDALALFVRLSGREPPASREEVPFSLLVPAFVTSELKTAFQIGFLLFVPFLVIDLVVASVLMSMGMMMLSPMLVSLPFKIMLFVLVDGWSLVMATLAASFGVTGG; encoded by the coding sequence ATGAGACGGGGGCGCCTGGCCGCGGTGCTGCTTCTGCTCGCGCCCGCCCTCGCCTCGGCGCAGCCCGGGATCCCCGCGCTCACCGTGGACGGGCCCGGCGGCGGGCAGACCTACACCCTCTCGATCCAGATCCTGTTCCTCATGACGGCGCTGACGCTGCTGCCGGCGGCGCTGCTCATGATGACCGCCTTCACCCGCATCATCATCGTCCTCGCCGTGCTGCGCCAGGCCCTCGGCACGTTGCAGACGCCTTCGAACCAGATCCTGGTGGGGCTGGCCCTGTTCCTGACCCTGTTCGTGATGGCGCCGGTGCTGGAGCGGGTGCGCACCGAGGCCCTCGCCCCCTACCTCGCCGACGAGATCCCGGCCGAGGAGGCCCTGCGCCGCGCCGCCGGGCCGATGCGCGCGTTCATGCTGCGCCAGACCCGCGACGACGCCCTCGCCTTGTTCGTGCGGCTCTCCGGGCGGGAGCCGCCGGCCTCGCGCGAGGAGGTGCCGTTCTCGCTGCTGGTGCCCGCCTTCGTCACCAGCGAGCTCAAGACCGCCTTCCAGATCGGCTTCCTGCTCTTCGTCCCCTTCCTCGTCATCGACCTCGTGGTGGCGAGCGTGCTGATGTCCATGGGCATGATGATGCTGTCGCCGATGCTGGTCTCGCTGCCGTTCAAGATCATGCTCTTCGTCCTCGTCGACGGCTGGTCGCTGGTGATGGCGACGCTGGCGGCGAGCTTCGGCGTGACGGGAGGCTGA
- the fliQ gene encoding flagellar biosynthesis protein FliQ — MGPDEVIDIGQRALEVMVLLAAPMLLAALLVGVVVGMLQAATQINELTLSFVPKLIVVALVLMAAGPWMLGLIVDFTRELMEAVPQLVGG; from the coding sequence GTGGGTCCGGACGAGGTCATCGACATCGGCCAGCGGGCGCTGGAGGTGATGGTGCTGCTGGCGGCGCCGATGCTGCTTGCCGCCCTGCTCGTGGGCGTGGTGGTGGGCATGCTGCAGGCGGCGACCCAGATCAACGAGCTGACCCTGAGCTTCGTCCCCAAGCTGATCGTGGTGGCCCTGGTGCTCATGGCGGCGGGCCCGTGGATGCTGGGCCTGATCGTGGACTTCACGCGGGAGCTCATGGAGGCGGTCCCGCAGCTCGTGGGGGGCTGA
- the fliR gene encoding flagellar biosynthetic protein FliR, with translation MVVPWNADVLAAEVARWFWPFVRVAAMVMVAPVFGAAGVPVRVRLVTALALTAAVAPVLPAPPAVAPASVAGLLVGVQQLLIGLATGFALRLVFAAIATAGQVLANTMGLGFASSVDPQNGVQVPVLSQFLVVLATLVFVSVNGHLILIDIVAGSFRTLPVAAEGLGRADLWAVAAWGGELFAGAVLIALPVLTALLLLNLAFGVITRAAPQLNIFAVGFPLSMLLGFVVIWVSLPGLLPQLERLLAAGLGLARTLLGGG, from the coding sequence GTGGTGGTGCCGTGGAACGCCGACGTCCTCGCCGCCGAGGTGGCGCGCTGGTTCTGGCCCTTCGTGCGCGTCGCCGCCATGGTGATGGTGGCGCCGGTGTTCGGCGCCGCCGGGGTGCCCGTGCGGGTGCGGCTGGTGACGGCGCTGGCGCTCACCGCGGCGGTGGCGCCGGTGCTGCCGGCGCCGCCGGCGGTGGCCCCGGCGAGCGTGGCGGGCCTGCTGGTGGGGGTGCAGCAGCTGCTGATCGGCCTCGCCACGGGCTTCGCCCTGCGCCTGGTCTTCGCCGCCATCGCCACCGCCGGGCAGGTGCTCGCCAACACCATGGGGCTCGGCTTCGCCTCCAGCGTCGATCCGCAGAACGGGGTCCAGGTCCCGGTGCTGAGCCAGTTCCTGGTGGTGCTTGCGACCCTGGTCTTCGTCTCCGTCAACGGCCACCTGATCCTCATCGACATCGTCGCCGGCAGCTTCCGCACCCTGCCGGTGGCGGCGGAGGGGCTGGGGCGGGCCGATCTCTGGGCGGTGGCCGCCTGGGGCGGCGAGCTCTTCGCCGGCGCGGTGCTCATCGCCCTGCCGGTGCTGACGGCGCTGCTGCTGCTCAACCTCGCCTTCGGCGTCATCACCCGGGCGGCGCCCCAGCTCAACATCTTCGCCGTCGGCTTCCCGCTCTCGATGCTGCTCGGGTTCGTGGTGATCTGGGTCTCGCTGCCGGGGCTGCTGCCGCAGCTGGAGCGGCTCCTCGCGGCGGGGCTCGGGCTTGCGCGCACGCTCCTCGGCGGAGGCTGA
- the flhB gene encoding flagellar biosynthesis protein FlhB → MAQEDAQERTERPTPKRLREAREKGQVPRSRELGTLFLLLAGAGGLLLTGPHLAGGMEALLVRGLRLEAADVLDPAAPVRLLARAVTEAALALAPLLALLVAAAVAAPLVLGGWVFSTETLMPKWERIDPVRGLRRVFSLRGLIELVKALAKFAVIATVAVVLLWRLGPALLGLGQQEAGQAVADAAALLAWAFLGLAASTLLIAAVDVPFQLWDHTRQLRMTRQEVRDELKETEGKPEVRARQRERQREIARRRMMAEVPKADVVVTNPTHFAVALRYRPERMRAPQVVAKGTDLVAAQIRGVAARAGVPQFEAPPLARALYYSTEVGQEIPAALYVAVAQVLAWVYQVDAARREGREAPARPQGLEVPDELTRPGAARAARRH, encoded by the coding sequence GTGGCCCAGGAAGACGCCCAGGAAAGAACCGAACGACCGACGCCGAAGCGCCTGCGCGAGGCGCGAGAGAAGGGCCAGGTCCCCCGCTCGCGCGAGCTCGGCACCCTGTTCCTGCTCCTCGCGGGGGCGGGCGGGCTGCTGCTCACGGGGCCGCATCTTGCCGGGGGGATGGAGGCGCTGCTGGTGCGGGGGCTGCGCCTGGAGGCGGCCGACGTGCTGGACCCCGCCGCCCCGGTCCGCCTGCTCGCGCGCGCGGTCACGGAGGCGGCGCTCGCCCTGGCGCCGCTGCTGGCCCTGCTGGTGGCGGCCGCGGTGGCGGCGCCCCTGGTGCTCGGCGGCTGGGTCTTCAGCACCGAGACCCTGATGCCGAAGTGGGAGCGCATCGATCCGGTGCGGGGCCTGCGGCGGGTGTTCTCGCTGCGCGGGCTGATCGAGCTCGTCAAGGCCCTGGCCAAGTTCGCCGTGATCGCCACCGTGGCGGTGGTGCTGCTGTGGCGGCTCGGGCCGGCGCTGCTCGGCCTCGGCCAGCAGGAGGCGGGGCAGGCGGTGGCGGACGCCGCGGCGCTGCTCGCCTGGGCCTTCCTCGGGCTTGCCGCCTCGACCCTGCTCATCGCCGCCGTCGACGTCCCGTTCCAGCTCTGGGACCACACCCGGCAGCTGCGCATGACCCGCCAGGAGGTGCGCGACGAGCTCAAGGAGACCGAGGGCAAGCCCGAGGTGCGCGCCAGGCAGCGCGAGCGCCAGCGCGAGATCGCCCGTCGCCGCATGATGGCGGAGGTGCCCAAGGCCGACGTCGTGGTCACCAACCCCACCCACTTCGCCGTCGCCCTGCGCTACCGCCCGGAGCGGATGCGGGCGCCGCAGGTGGTGGCCAAGGGGACCGATCTCGTCGCCGCCCAGATCCGCGGTGTCGCCGCCCGCGCCGGGGTGCCGCAGTTCGAGGCGCCGCCCCTCGCGCGCGCCCTCTACTACAGCACCGAGGTGGGGCAGGAGATCCCGGCGGCGCTCTACGTCGCCGTGGCCCAGGTGCTGGCCTGGGTCTACCAGGTGGACGCCGCCCGCCGCGAGGGGCGCGAGGCCCCGGCGCGGCCGCAGGGGCTCGAGGTTCCGGACGAGCTGACCCGGCCGGGCGCAGCCCGCGCCGCAAGGAGACACTGA